AGGGTCTGTCATGAAATAACTTGTGCATTTAGGCGCTCAGATTTCGGTCAGGTTTGAGTGCGACCGATTGAGCAAACCCGAAGGCGTAGTTGAATCTACGCTGAGGGGTTGCGATTGATGAGCACACAAAGATGGCCGGAAGATGAGATGCATAAATGTATAGGTTATTTTATGACAGACCCTAAGTATAGAATCAAGAATCTGAATTTAAAATGGATGTCCGCAGAATCCATCGGGTTGTTAGAAATAGGAACCCGTGTGCCGGCGCATATTACTTACCGTATGTAATTTCTGACGTTTGCTTACCAATTTTACTTCTGTTATATTTAGCCGTACGTTTAACCTTTCCTTTTTTTTCATTTAGCATCAACACGGGGTGATTTATGAAGTTATCATCAGCATTGAGAAAAAGGCTTGCTGAAACACTGAAGGAAAAGGACTATCTTGAGACAATATTAAATGGAATAAAACACAGGATAATACTTATAAACAGGGAGTATAAGATACTCCATTTTAATAAGGCTGCTTTAGGAGATCGCAGGGATTTAATAGAGAATAATGAACTGTATTGTTACAGAATATTTGAGAACCGAGATTCAATCTGTCCTGACTGTCCTGCAACAACCACATTTGTAACCGGAGAAGTAGTTCACATTCAGAGGCAATATAAAAACAGTTCAGGAGATGAATTAAGTTATAAGATATCTTCATATCCTGTAATGAACAGAAACGGACATGTTGAGAATGCAATATTAGCCGCAAGAGACATAACAGAGATTTACAAAGCAGAGCAGATGAAGAATGACCTGCTTAGAATGTTGACACATGATATAAGAAACCCTGTACTTGCAACTGCACATACACTTGAGACCCTTCTTAATTGTTCATCCACACAAAAGAAATTTGAAACCCCTGTTCAGGAGATTTTATGTGAGACAAGGGATAACTGTGAACTGTTACTTCATCTTATTGATGATGTTCTGGATATTTACAGACATGAGGGTAATAAGTTCAGGCTGAATAAAAGAGAGGTAGAAATAACAGGTATAATAAAATCTGCTGTGAGATTAGTCCAAACCCTGACAAAAGACAAGGGTATAAAGACAGGGTTGAAACTCCCAAAACAGGTTCCTCCATTGATTGCAGATGAGAACAGGATAATACGTGTTCTTATTAATCTCCTTGAAAATGCCGTCATGTTCTCCCCGAGGAATGGGAAAATATCAATAACTGTTTCCATCCTCCCCCTCATGAGCGGGGCGGTCAAAAAGGGGAATGAAAATGAGTGGGACAAGAATGTCCCACCTATCCTTGATACATATCTGGATAGGCGGGGTTTTCTTACCCCGCCGCAGGGATTTACAAATAAACTTCTACCCCAAATTAAGATTAGCATTACTGACCAGGGCGTAGGAATCCCCAGAAATGACCTAAATAAGGTATTTGAAAAATACTATCAGGTAGAGAGAAAGAAGGCCGGCAGTAAAATAGGATTAGGGCTTGGATTAACGTATTGCAGGCAGATCATTGAGGCACATGGCGGGAAAATATGGGCAGAGTCTCCTGTGTACAGGGGAAGGGGGAGCAGGTTTGTCTTCACACTGCCGTTACAAAAATAGGTAGGTAGGCTGAAGGCTATGGGCTGAAAGTTGGAGGTTGACGGTTGATGGTTGAGGCAAGAGGTAATGATCAAAATATTAAGAAAATCAGCGGGACAAGAATGTCCCGCCTATCCTCGTAGATAGGGATAGGCGGGGTTTTCTTACCCCGCCGGAGGAGATTTTCGGATGAAGATTAAGGTTCTTGTTGTAGATGACCACCGTCTTTTCAGGGAAGGTCTTTGTTCCTTACTGAGGAACACGGATGAGATTGAAGTTGTGGGTGATGCACAGAATGGTAAAGATGCAATGATTCAGGTTAGGGAGTTAAATCCTGATGTAGTTCTTATGGACCTTGATATGCCTGAAATGAACGGTATAGAGGCAATAAAGCTCATCAAACACAAATTTCCTGAAAAAAGGATGCTGGCACTTACTTCTTATGAAGACGATGACCATGTTTATAAGGTAATGGCCTCAGGCGCGGATGGTTACATAGTAAAAAGGATAAACAAAGTAGAACTTGTAAATATCATTAAATCAACATATAAAGGAGAAGTGTTTTTCTCCCCATTTCTCGCAAACATTATCCTTGAAAAAGACAAGCTATCCGGCAGAATAAAAAAACAGGCTGATAGTGCCGTATTTACAGCAAGTGAAAAGAGGATACTAAGCCTGATTGCTGAAGGATACAGCAATGAAGATATTGCAAAAACAGTATATGTCAGCAGGGATACAGTAAAGGCCCATCTTAAATCCATCTACAGAAAACTCCAGGTAAACGACCGCACAAAAGCCGCAGTAGAAGCCATCCGCCGGGGACTGGTATAAAAATACCCAAGTGGGTATTAGAAATACCCGTGCGGGTGATTACAACCCAATATGGCTGTGCTATTCTGATTACCATTAATACATAAAATGCAATTATAAATTCAGGGTGAGGTGAATGTTTATGCTAAACATATTTATGCTGAAGACGTTATCCAGAATCCGTACCTCATATTTTATTCTACTTACTTCTTACCTCTTTCTTCTGACTTCCCTCTTCTCTCTATCTCCTGACATTTCCCATGCTTCTACCTACTCCGGCTACACCGGCACTACGGCCAATGACGGGACAAAGCTGAACGGCCTTGCAGGTTCACCATTTTCAGCAGGATGTGCAGTACAGACGTATAATGGCAACCTTTACTGCTCCAGGGCAGACGTTACCCTTCAGGGCAAGGGACTCCCTCTTGAGATACACTTCAGTTACAACAGTCAGCTACGCCTCCTTGATACCCCTTTTGGCAAAGGGTGGCAATTTTCCTACGGGATCAATTACTTTGTCCATACCAATGGCAACATCTCCATCCTGAGAGGAGACGGCAGGCTCGATACCTTTACAAAGAGCGGGATAACCTTCATCCCTCCGGCAGGGATTACAGATAAACTGGAAGAATATGTTCCAACCAAATATAGGCTCTCCACAAAGCGTGGTATTAAATTCTATTTTGACAATTCATTACATAAAAATATTACCTCAATAACAGAGCCGTATGGAAATACCCTGACATTTACATACAATCCCGGCAGTCTGCTGACAACAATTACGGATGCCTCAGGAAGGGTAGTAACACTAACTTATGGCGGGAATAACAAGGTCAGCACCATCACTGACCCTGCTATGAGGGTCTGGACTTATGCTTATGATGCTAACGGCAACCTCACCTCTGCAACTGACCCGCTTGGAAAGATAACCTCCTACACTTATGGGGCAAACTCAAGACTAACAGGGGTCTCAGACCCCAATGGCAATCTTACATATTTTACATACACTACCTTTCCCGGTTTTGGCGAAGGGGTAGGGAGTGTCACAAGCAGCGGGTCAACATATACCTTCAACTATAACCCCACAACAAAGACTGCCGTTGTTAGCGATGCACTCGGAAGACAGACAATATATACTTATGACTCATACACCAATGGCAGAGTTATCAAGGTGAAAGACCCTTTTGGAAATAGTACAAACTATACATGGAATCCAAATAATTTTCTTACCTCTGTTATAGATAAAAATGGGGACAAGAAAAATTATACAAATGATGCAAAAGGAAATGTCCTCACAAAGACAGAGGCAGTGGCCACTCTGGTACAGAGGACGACATCATATACTTATGACCCTGTCTTCAGCAATGTTACCTCTGTAAC
The Nitrospirota bacterium DNA segment above includes these coding regions:
- a CDS encoding response regulator transcription factor codes for the protein MKIKVLVVDDHRLFREGLCSLLRNTDEIEVVGDAQNGKDAMIQVRELNPDVVLMDLDMPEMNGIEAIKLIKHKFPEKRMLALTSYEDDDHVYKVMASGADGYIVKRINKVELVNIIKSTYKGEVFFSPFLANIILEKDKLSGRIKKQADSAVFTASEKRILSLIAEGYSNEDIAKTVYVSRDTVKAHLKSIYRKLQVNDRTKAAVEAIRRGLV
- a CDS encoding RHS repeat protein; this encodes MLNIFMLKTLSRIRTSYFILLTSYLFLLTSLFSLSPDISHASTYSGYTGTTANDGTKLNGLAGSPFSAGCAVQTYNGNLYCSRADVTLQGKGLPLEIHFSYNSQLRLLDTPFGKGWQFSYGINYFVHTNGNISILRGDGRLDTFTKSGITFIPPAGITDKLEEYVPTKYRLSTKRGIKFYFDNSLHKNITSITEPYGNTLTFTYNPGSLLTTITDASGRVVTLTYGGNNKVSTITDPAMRVWTYAYDANGNLTSATDPLGKITSYTYGANSRLTGVSDPNGNLTYFTYTTFPGFGEGVGSVTSSGSTYTFNYNPTTKTAVVSDALGRQTIYTYDSYTNGRVIKVKDPFGNSTNYTWNPNNFLTSVIDKNGDKKNYTNDAKGNVLTKTEAVATLVQRTTSYTYDPVFSNVTSVTDPELNTTTYAFNINGNLTSVTDPLGNSTAYAYDIAGQRISMTDANLNLATYSYDAYGHQTGQIIDPAGINITTSSSYNIIGNRMTSTDANGNTTSYTYDALSRLILVTDPMLNTNSYTYDNDGNRITQTDANGNTTTYAYDSLNRVTAVFDPLSNMTLYSYDAVGNRTKVTDANGKVTCYVYDLLDRNTSVIRKVGDTSCIPDMNDAVSTTGYDAVGNRTASTDANSNTSTYSYNALKQLVSETNPMSETTSYTYYPDGKQQTVTSPGGNVTTSIYDTADRLT
- a CDS encoding PAS domain S-box protein; translated protein: MKLSSALRKRLAETLKEKDYLETILNGIKHRIILINREYKILHFNKAALGDRRDLIENNELYCYRIFENRDSICPDCPATTTFVTGEVVHIQRQYKNSSGDELSYKISSYPVMNRNGHVENAILAARDITEIYKAEQMKNDLLRMLTHDIRNPVLATAHTLETLLNCSSTQKKFETPVQEILCETRDNCELLLHLIDDVLDIYRHEGNKFRLNKREVEITGIIKSAVRLVQTLTKDKGIKTGLKLPKQVPPLIADENRIIRVLINLLENAVMFSPRNGKISITVSILPLMSGAVKKGNENEWDKNVPPILDTYLDRRGFLTPPQGFTNKLLPQIKISITDQGVGIPRNDLNKVFEKYYQVERKKAGSKIGLGLGLTYCRQIIEAHGGKIWAESPVYRGRGSRFVFTLPLQK